In the genome of Arabidopsis thaliana chromosome 4, partial sequence, the window actaaCAACATTTTGATATATTGGTTATTTAGAGTATTTTGAGtctaaacataattattttggGTTTATCATTATAATGTTGGGTATTTTAATCATTACTTTGCGTGTATTTTGGGTGTACATTCggtttttggatattttgatTACCCATTTAATTTTTGGTTCGATATGGTTCAGTTCTGGGTACTCCGGTTAGGAAATTTGAGATCCATTGAAATATTCTATAAACTATATTCAGATTTGGTCCGGTTCGGTTCGATTTTGGTTCCGGTTATTTTGCCCTTTTCTAACTGTTTAcctctatattatatattatcaatttcCCTCGAACAAATCTATTCTCCTAACGATGATTTGTATCCTATCTAATTACGGCATTTGGTTGGCAGGTCGGACCAATTGATGGAGTTAAGATCAGAGAGAATTAcgaatagaagaaaaaaatgaatttggaaTAAACTTTATTTAAGTGAATAACAAATCTGAAATATAGAATAGAGCAATAGCTCTCCTAGAGAATGTACTTCTCTCCAACAAGACGAATCTTGTCCAATGGCGTAGCCGTCCAATAGAAAATTGTAAAACCTAATTCCTTGATGATCGACTTTTTGCTAAAGAGTACATATTTAAAGACATCTCCTAAACGAACAAAGGAAATAACAATATAATCTTATAACATAACTATAGAAAATAGCAATAATTATTAGCATATCACGTACACGTTTCTCCATCCGCAACCAAGGTCCCTAATTCCCAAGCAGACTTTAGTCATAGTTAACGTTTCCTACACAATataataactatatatttgttatatttgaGAACCTTTCGAAAAATCTTGTGTAGTATAAGGATGTCCCAGTCTCATGTCTAATGAGTATTTCTAACCTTAACAACTTGAAGATGGTGGTTGATCTTATCGTGATGTAATGGAGTCTGGGGCTGTAAAAGAATTGGGACTTTGTTGGGTTGATTTCCGAACTAATTGGTTTAACTTCTCATACAACACTCCTGGGACGACTGTTTATCGAGTCGTGAAGGTGAACATAACTTTACTTCATCTTGTTTTCGAAAATACAGgattttatatacatacatttaTGAATTgacatttacatttttttggcaacaaattgatatatacatatgattCTTAATAGGCACGGAAGGGAGTAGCAAAGTTGCTTAAATGATACAATTCAACTAGATATTTTTAAGACaagattatattttaattaagaaaatagaataaaagaaaaatataagtaagttgaaatattttgcCCCGGGAGAGTCCTagttgattttaaatttaaagcCTATGAAACTTAAGTCAACGGAAATTTGAGATGTTTCGgccaagaaagaaaaggcaTGCAGTCTCCTGTTTCACACTAGATCAAAGCTTTAATGAGAGTGGAGAGTTCcatctcttttccttcttaCGTTTAAAGCGTCCATTACCctaatatctaaatatttcaCATGCGCCTATCTTATATTAGACGAATCTGACAATATTGAATGTCTATTGTCAACTTGGGACGTACACGCTTaacgagtttttttttttcacgtTCTTTCAAAGCGACAACGTATCATTTTTGCTAATAAAACAGAGCACGATAACACATGCATCTTGATCAAAGATTACTCTGTTTCATTTGTCTCTGCACTTTGAGCAACAATGGCAGTATtgatcatcttcatcctcttaTGTCTCTTGTCATTCCTATgttactctctcttcttcatgaaACCTAAAGATTCACGAGATGGCCGTGACCTTCCTCCGAGCCCTCCTTCTCTTCCAATCATCGGTCATCTTCACCTAATTCTTCTGTCTACTTTAACCCACAAGTCTTTTCAGAGACTCTCATCAAAGTATGGGCctcttctccatctccgcATCTTCCACGTACCTATAGTCCTCGCCTCCTCAGCCTCAGTGGCCTACGAAATCTTCAGGGACCAAGACGTGAATGTATCATTTCGGCATTCGCCTCCGATTGAAGAGTCTCTCTTTTTGGGGTCGTATAGCTTCATTAGCGCCCCCTATGGAGATTACTGGAAATTCATGAGGAAGCTCATGGTTACCAAGATTCTTGGACCGCAGGCACTCGAGCGGTCACGAAGATTCCGTGAAGATGAGCTTGATAGGTTTTATAAAACTCTGCTCGACAAGgcgatgaagaaggagagtgTTGAGATTGTTGAGGAAGCAGCGAAGCTCAATAACAACACCATCTGCAAGATGATCATGGGGAGGAGTTGTTCTGAGGAGACCGGTGAGGCGGAGAGAATCAGAGGCTTGGTGACTGAATCAATGGCtttgacaaagaaaattttcttggCGACCATCTTTCACAAACCGCTTAAGAAGCTCGGGATCTCACTTTTCAAAAAGGAGATAATGAGTGTTTCCCGCAAGTTCGATGAGCTACTAGAGAAGATTCTTGTGGAACACGAAGAGAAAATGGAGGAGCATCATCAAGGTACTGATATGATGGATGTGTTGTTGGAAGCTTATCGAGACGAAAACGCTGAGTATAAGATCACAAGAAACCATATCAAGTCAATGTTTGtggtaagtgtttttttttttttatgtgggTTCCTAAGCGAAcacaatggttttttttttacttagaAATGTTTGCTATTTCAGGATCTTTTCATTGCTGGTACTGATACATCATCAACCACTATACAATGGATCATGGCGGAGATCATTAACCATCCCAAGATTCTTGAGAGGCTAAGAGAAGAAATCGATTTTGTTGTAGGGAAAACAAGGTTGATTCAAGAAACTGACCTACCGAACCTCCTTTACTTGCAAGCGATAATCAAAGAAGGGCTAAGATTGCATCCGCCGGGGCCACTCTTACCAAGAACGGTCCAAGAAAGGTGTGAAATTAAAGGGTTCCACATACCAGAGAAGACTATACTTGTTGTCAATTCTTATGCTATAATGAGAGATCCTGATTTTTGGGAAGATCCTGACGAGTTTAAGCCAGAGAGATTTTTATCTATTTCAAGATCAGGGCAAGAGGACGAGATAAGAGATAAATTCCTAAAATACATTCCTTTTGCCAGCGGCAGGAGAGGTTGTCCAGGAACAAATCTAGCTTATGCTTCTGTAGGAACCGCGGTTGGAGTGATGGTGCAATGCTTTGATTGGAAAATTGAAGGAGAGAATGTCAACATGAATGAGGCTGCTGGAACAATGGTGTTGACCATGGCTCACCCTCTTAAGTGCACTCCTGTTCCTCGAACCCTAAACCTTTTACCTCCCTAGTTCTTGACTTGGGGATGTCAGCTtgctttctcttgtttttcttatttaaactCATCAAGACTGATTATACATGTTTTCCTGGTTTATTGAATAAAGGGCTGCCTTTTGAGTTGAACGGCTATATTGCTACATGCAGCATTGTAAAAAATTTGTACgcttcaaaattttaaaactaggCGGGATTTGTTATGGCGAAGTTTTAACAATTTGATTTATCAGACAATATATTTTACCCGTTAAGGTCTGATGCCATAAAATTCTTCTTTAGCACTTCTTCTATTACCTCTGAACCTAAGACTACATTTCCTCAACCCTAGTTTGTAGCTTGGTATGTCGAAGCTTCTGTATCTCCTTTTCATCTGGTTGTCAAAAATCATAGTtaggtatagtttttttttgtagatttttgcttttgtggAATATGCTGATTTACGCGAACAAAATGTTTGCAGActgaaaaatctcaaaatttgtCCTGCATTAATCTTGacgtttgtgttttttttgcatgATCTTGATTTGGCagatatgaaaagaaaagataattttttttttgtttgttttaggaaTGTGTTTTATAGTACGTTTTATAAGAGTATCGATAATGCGTTGGAGGCTGATTTTTCCAAAGACACTTTGATTTATCAGGCATTGGAATCTATGTCTGAGGGACATGCTCTGGTTGATTTAAACTCAACATCAATATCTCTCAAGGTACATCTCCTTGTTCTCTATCAGTGATCCAGTGTTGTTTGTTGAAATGACAGCACATCAAAAAGAGGACTTATATCTACTTCTTGAAGTTTGTCACTTAAATTTAGTAAACACATGCAGGCTTAAAacaaggaagatgaagattgtCTTGATGATTTCTTCCTCACCTGTCACCTCAATTTAGGTGCAAAAATTAGAAATGTCGAactgattatatattttagaaaatggCAAATTTCCACTAAGAATGTGTTATGTGTACATTTTTTAGGTATTGCAACAAAGCGTTGGATTCTTTATCATATTAAGCAAAAATGGGAGGAATGGTCCGCTTTCACTTTAAAAATTGATTCATCTTAATCCTTCTATGCCCTTCTCAACCCTCAGTCTAGCTCTTTGCCTTATTCTGCAAGAAACCAAAGCCTCAAGACTTGGCTTAAATTTTCCTCCGAGCCCACCTCATTCTCTTTCAATCATAGGTCATCTTTGCGAGCATACGACATGGAGAGatgttctttaatttcttaccAATTTGTATCGTTTCATACTCTTTGGTCTCTTCAGCTCTCGTGAAATTTATTAGGTTTGATAAGATAATCAGAGATTTCATATTAAGTGTCCttttaaaactgaaaagaattatataatttattaattaagaataaaacaaaaaattgattttctttttcatatgtataaaaaatCTTAGATTCTTAGGATATACAATTATAAAACGGAAGATGTTATTACTAACTCTGGGAGTcagatatatttaaaatggATATCACAGGCTACATTTTAAATGTGTATAATTTGATAGAAAAAGTTATGATCCTTATAACAATTGgatttaaaatgttaattgtATGCAACAGTTTAGATATAATGTATAATATGACAGAAAGAGTTTTGATCCTTATAACAGTTGGCGGGTTTAAGATTATGTATAAGGTGAAGATGACCGATgattggaagagaagaagggcTCGGAGGAAGGTCACGGCGTGTTTAAATTAAAGGAACGTTAACTATCCGACGTGTTTCATTTTGTCTGCCCTACTTAAGTCGcatttcatatgttttgtttattctccTAATTGTTGACCGTTTAATACAATATGTTAGAATTTGGACTCTGAGAGTCAATTGCGTAAATTAGGGAAACAATAACTGCTTCATGTGTTTTCATTCGTTTGCAACGCTTTAATcacattttatta includes:
- the CYP705A2 gene encoding cytochrome P450, family 705, subfamily A, polypeptide 2 (''cytochrome P450, family 705, subfamily A, polypeptide 2'' (CYP705A2); FUNCTIONS IN: electron carrier activity, monooxygenase activity, iron ion binding, oxygen binding, heme binding; INVOLVED IN: oxidation reduction; LOCATED IN: endomembrane system; CONTAINS InterPro DOMAIN/s: Cytochrome P450 (InterPro:IPR001128), Cytochrome P450, E-class, group I (InterPro:IPR002401); BEST Arabidopsis thaliana protein match is: cytochrome P450, family 705, subfamily A, polypeptide 32 (TAIR:AT3G20950.1); Has 33451 Blast hits to 33269 proteins in 1659 species: Archae - 51; Bacteria - 3667; Metazoa - 11776; Fungi - 7325; Plants - 9386; Viruses - 6; Other Eukaryotes - 1240 (source: NCBI BLink).), which gives rise to MAVLIIFILLCLLSFLCYSLFFMKPKDSRDGRDLPPSPPSLPIIGHLHLILLSTLTHKSFQRLSSKYGPLLHLRIFHVPIVLASSASVAYEIFRDQDVNVSFRHSPPIEESLFLGSYSFISAPYGDYWKFMRKLMVTKILGPQALERSRRFREDELDRFYKTLLDKAMKKESVEIVEEAAKLNNNTICKMIMGRSCSEETGEAERIRGLVTESMALTKKIFLATIFHKPLKKLGISLFKKEIMSVSRKFDELLEKILVEHEEKMEEHHQGTDMMDVLLEAYRDENAEYKITRNHIKSMFVDLFIAGTDTSSTTIQWIMAEIINHPKILERLREEIDFVVGKTRLIQETDLPNLLYLQAIIKEGLRLHPPGPLLPRTVQERCEIKGFHIPEKTILVVNSYAIMRDPDFWEDPDEFKPERFLSISRSGQEDEIRDKFLKYIPFASGRRGCPGTNLAYASVGTAVGVMVQCFDWKIEGENVNMNEAAGTMVLTMAHPLKCTPVPRTLNLLPP